One window of the Rhodococcus sovatensis genome contains the following:
- a CDS encoding MFS transporter has translation MGLFSAISPGFVAEVLDISNHAVTGAVVFVVFASSAVAQIVLRGDNHLSAQRWGCAILIVGVVVLAISLWASSLPLLLVAAVICGIGQGIIFTNGIASITGELPSHGKADVTSAFFVVVYIAISVPVIGAGAVAAHWGLITAGIVFASIVGLLGAAAFILLTVEDRRGQRPPTH, from the coding sequence ATGGGGCTCTTCAGCGCGATTTCACCAGGCTTTGTCGCTGAGGTCCTCGACATCTCCAACCATGCAGTCACCGGTGCCGTGGTGTTCGTGGTGTTTGCCTCGTCCGCCGTGGCACAGATCGTGCTGCGTGGCGACAACCATTTGTCTGCCCAGCGTTGGGGGTGCGCCATCCTCATCGTGGGGGTGGTCGTACTCGCGATATCACTATGGGCGAGCTCACTGCCGCTCCTTCTGGTAGCGGCAGTGATCTGTGGAATCGGTCAAGGCATCATTTTCACCAACGGGATCGCCAGCATCACCGGCGAGCTCCCTTCACACGGCAAGGCAGATGTGACGTCGGCATTTTTCGTCGTTGTCTATATCGCTATCTCCGTACCAGTCATAGGTGCCGGTGCCGTCGCCGCGCATTGGGGCCTGATCACCGCAGGGATCGTTTTCGCATCCATTGTCGGCCTCCTGGGTGCCGCCGCATTCATCCTGCTCACCGTCGAAGATCGGCGCGGACAGCGCCCACCCACGCATTAG
- a CDS encoding Dyp-type peroxidase, whose amino-acid sequence MLSGSACVRLILVPPQPVLSPQTIAAIFLVVTIDDGGEDVVRALLADITGLQRSVGSRVPAGEATCVVGIGSDAWDRLFDGPRPAKLHSFVAVNGEKHSAPSTPGDLLFHLRAQQTDLVFEMATRIMGALDGFVTVVDEVHGFKYFEMRDLLGFVDGTENPTGDDAAVAVRVGDEDAAFAGGSYVVVQKYLHDMAAWNSLSTEAQERVIGRSKLDNIEMADEKKPPNSHIALNVIEDENGRQLQIVRDNMPFGSVGTKEFGTYFIGYSATPTVIERMLDNMYLGNPVGNHDRILDFSTAVTGTLFFVPTAESLDAPGRPQSLDCPEPEASLEDSLGIGSLTTSVDKGVLIS is encoded by the coding sequence ATGCTGTCCGGCTCCGCCTGTGTGAGGCTGATTCTCGTGCCTCCGCAACCAGTGTTGTCTCCGCAAACCATCGCAGCGATCTTCCTCGTGGTGACCATCGACGACGGTGGTGAAGATGTCGTCCGCGCCCTTCTCGCCGACATCACGGGCCTGCAGCGATCGGTCGGATCCCGTGTCCCGGCCGGCGAAGCGACGTGCGTGGTCGGCATCGGGTCCGATGCGTGGGATCGTTTGTTCGACGGCCCGCGACCGGCCAAGTTGCATTCCTTTGTCGCGGTGAACGGCGAAAAGCACAGTGCCCCCTCGACTCCGGGTGATCTCCTGTTTCATCTGCGTGCGCAGCAGACCGACCTCGTGTTCGAGATGGCAACGCGCATCATGGGCGCGCTCGATGGATTCGTCACGGTCGTGGACGAAGTGCATGGCTTCAAGTACTTCGAAATGCGAGACCTCCTGGGTTTCGTGGACGGCACCGAAAACCCCACGGGCGACGACGCCGCTGTTGCTGTGAGAGTCGGAGACGAGGACGCAGCATTCGCGGGTGGCAGTTACGTTGTCGTACAGAAGTACTTGCACGACATGGCTGCGTGGAACTCGCTGTCGACCGAGGCGCAGGAGCGGGTCATCGGGCGCAGCAAACTCGACAACATCGAGATGGCAGACGAGAAGAAACCGCCGAACTCGCACATCGCGCTCAATGTGATCGAGGACGAGAACGGTCGGCAACTGCAGATAGTGCGCGACAACATGCCTTTCGGTTCCGTAGGAACTAAAGAATTCGGTACGTACTTCATTGGCTATTCGGCCACGCCGACGGTGATCGAGCGAATGCTCGACAACATGTACCTCGGGAATCCGGTGGGCAACCATGATCGGATCCTCGACTTCTCCACAGCCGTCACCGGCACGTTGTTCTTCGTGCCAACCGCCGAGTCCCTCGATGCTCCGGGCCGACCTCAATCGCTCGACTGTCCGGAGCCGGAGGCCTCGCTCGAAGATTCACTCGGAATCGGGAGTCTCACAACATCTGTCGACAAAGGAGTACTCATCTCGTGA
- a CDS encoding family 1 encapsulin nanocompartment shell protein, whose translation MSNLHRELAPISAAAWAEIDEEAKRTFERNVAGRRVVDVVGPAGSALAAVGTGHQRVIAPVADGVLAHAREAKPIVELRVPFIISRQAVDDVERGASDSDWQPVKEAATRIAFAEDRAVFEGYAAADIAGVRAGSSNPELGLPPDVRQYPETVSQAITTLRLAGVEGPYSLLLGAEAFTAINETSDHGYPIREHLRRLLDGDIVWAPAVEGAFLLTTRGGDFALHLGQDLSIGYSSHDAESIELYFQESLTFLTYTNEAVVPFGTAPMV comes from the coding sequence GTGAGCAATCTACATCGCGAACTGGCACCCATCTCCGCGGCTGCGTGGGCCGAGATCGACGAGGAAGCCAAGCGCACCTTCGAACGAAATGTCGCCGGCCGGCGCGTTGTCGACGTGGTGGGTCCGGCGGGATCAGCCCTTGCCGCAGTGGGCACCGGGCATCAGCGCGTCATCGCTCCCGTTGCCGACGGCGTGCTCGCCCACGCGCGTGAGGCCAAGCCGATCGTCGAACTGAGGGTCCCGTTCATCATCAGCAGGCAGGCCGTCGACGATGTTGAGCGCGGCGCGAGCGACTCGGACTGGCAACCGGTGAAAGAAGCCGCAACCCGGATCGCGTTCGCCGAAGACCGCGCCGTGTTCGAGGGATATGCGGCAGCAGACATCGCCGGAGTGCGGGCCGGCTCGTCCAACCCGGAACTCGGACTACCCCCGGACGTGCGGCAATACCCCGAAACCGTCAGCCAGGCGATCACCACGCTTCGCCTGGCGGGTGTCGAGGGACCGTACTCGCTGCTGCTCGGGGCCGAGGCGTTCACGGCGATCAACGAGACCTCCGATCACGGTTACCCCATCCGCGAGCACCTCCGGCGACTGCTCGACGGGGACATCGTCTGGGCTCCTGCGGTGGAGGGTGCCTTCCTCTTGACCACTCGCGGCGGCGACTTCGCGCTGCACCTCGGCCAGGACCTCTCCATCGGTTACTCGTCGCACGATGCAGAGTCGATCGAGCTGTACTTCCAAGAATCGTTAACGTTCCTGACGTATACGAACGAAGCCGTCGTTCCGTTCGGTACGGCCCCTATGGTGTAA
- the istB gene encoding IS21-like element helper ATPase IstB, translating into MTDTTVANATAGKPTTAAPQQVPELAADLDAGLRRLKLAAIRRTAPEVLLTAKTQRWTPEEVLRTLVESELAARDASNIVNRLKVAAFPVTKTLESFDVAASSIQPKVFDYLSSLEWVRTQSNLALIGPAGTGKSHTLIGLGVAAVHAGHKVRYFTAADLVETLYRGLADNTVGKIIESLLRVDLIIVDEMGFAPLDDTGTQLLFRLVAGAYERRSLAIASHWPFEQWGRFLPEHTTAASILDRLLHHATIVVTDGESYRMKDAQHRKDRP; encoded by the coding sequence ATGACCGACACCACCGTCGCTAACGCCACAGCAGGTAAGCCGACCACCGCGGCACCGCAACAGGTTCCCGAACTGGCAGCCGATCTCGATGCAGGGTTGCGGCGACTCAAACTCGCTGCGATCCGCAGGACCGCACCCGAAGTGCTGCTCACCGCCAAAACCCAGCGCTGGACACCGGAGGAAGTGCTGCGGACGCTGGTCGAATCCGAGCTCGCAGCCCGAGACGCCTCGAACATCGTCAACCGACTCAAGGTAGCTGCGTTTCCGGTGACGAAGACATTGGAATCGTTCGACGTCGCTGCGTCATCGATCCAGCCGAAAGTCTTCGACTATCTCTCCAGCTTGGAATGGGTTCGGACGCAATCGAATCTAGCGCTCATCGGGCCCGCGGGGACCGGGAAGTCGCACACCCTGATCGGGCTCGGAGTCGCCGCAGTCCACGCCGGGCACAAGGTCCGTTACTTCACCGCCGCGGATCTGGTCGAAACGTTGTATCGCGGTCTGGCCGACAACACCGTCGGCAAGATCATCGAATCGCTGCTACGGGTCGATCTGATCATCGTCGACGAAATGGGGTTCGCCCCGCTCGACGACACCGGAACGCAACTGCTATTCCGGCTCGTCGCCGGCGCTTACGAACGACGGTCGTTGGCGATCGCCTCGCACTGGCCGTTCGAGCAGTGGGGTCGGTTCCTGCCCGAGCACACCACCGCAGCGTCGATTCTCGACCGACTGCTCCACCACGCAACCATCGTCGTCACCGACGGCGAGTCCTACCGCATGAAAGACGCACAACACCGAAAGGACCGCCCCTGA
- the istA gene encoding IS21 family transposase → MDIISTYNQVGSYRATAELCGTTHKTVRRTVERFEAEHAGQTPAARVEREHNYDAVTELVTERVEKSQGRISAKRILPIARTAGYDGSDRNFRRLVAEEKAKWKAAHHRGRRPAVWAPGDYLVIDWATIGGLHLFCAVMAYSRWRFVAFATDERATTTMALIAEALAAVGGVPAKVLADRMACLKGGVVANVVIPTPDYVRFATHYGFAPDFCHANDPQSKGVVENLVGYAQRDLAVPLLTEAAVAGTTVDVHAANAAAKIWCAEVNARVHSETCAVPDEQLDLERELLFALPSLRLEIGPPPVTRKVDRLSCVRFASARYSVPVKFIGATVMLRQVDGRLMIIDSSSGEVLAEHDLTQPGTASVLDEHYDGARPAPNRGPRPRTTVEQQFCALGDSAERFLVGAAAIGNTRLSSELEVLLALGAAHGHEALVGALTRAVAFRRFRAADVRSILAAGAGTPQPRPAGDALILDLPTAPTRSLDAYAVRPPSSGQQVPS, encoded by the coding sequence ATGGACATCATTTCCACCTACAACCAAGTCGGGTCGTACCGCGCAACCGCCGAACTGTGCGGCACCACCCACAAGACCGTCAGACGCACCGTCGAACGATTCGAAGCCGAACACGCAGGCCAGACTCCTGCCGCCCGCGTCGAACGTGAACACAACTACGACGCCGTGACCGAGTTGGTCACCGAACGCGTCGAAAAATCCCAAGGCAGGATCTCCGCGAAACGGATTCTGCCGATCGCCCGCACTGCCGGCTACGACGGCTCGGACCGCAACTTCCGCCGCCTGGTCGCCGAGGAGAAAGCGAAATGGAAGGCCGCGCATCACCGCGGCCGCCGCCCCGCGGTGTGGGCGCCGGGCGATTACCTGGTCATCGACTGGGCCACCATCGGCGGTCTGCACCTGTTCTGCGCTGTCATGGCCTACTCCCGCTGGCGGTTCGTAGCGTTCGCGACCGACGAGAGAGCAACCACGACAATGGCATTGATCGCAGAAGCGCTCGCCGCGGTCGGCGGTGTCCCGGCGAAAGTCCTCGCCGACCGCATGGCATGCCTCAAGGGCGGTGTCGTCGCGAACGTCGTCATTCCAACCCCGGACTACGTCCGGTTCGCCACCCATTATGGGTTCGCGCCGGACTTCTGCCACGCCAACGATCCACAATCGAAAGGTGTGGTGGAGAACCTCGTCGGCTACGCCCAACGAGATCTCGCCGTCCCGTTGCTCACCGAAGCGGCCGTTGCCGGCACCACCGTCGATGTCCACGCCGCGAACGCGGCCGCGAAGATCTGGTGCGCAGAAGTCAACGCACGGGTGCACTCGGAAACCTGCGCCGTCCCCGACGAACAACTCGATTTGGAGCGAGAACTGCTGTTCGCGTTGCCATCTTTGCGTTTGGAGATCGGGCCACCGCCGGTCACCAGGAAAGTCGACCGCCTCTCCTGCGTGCGGTTCGCCTCGGCCCGGTACTCGGTGCCGGTGAAGTTCATCGGGGCCACGGTCATGCTCAGACAAGTCGACGGACGGCTGATGATCATCGATTCGTCCTCCGGCGAGGTCTTGGCCGAACATGATCTCACGCAGCCGGGAACCGCGTCGGTGCTCGACGAGCACTACGACGGCGCCCGGCCTGCACCGAACAGGGGTCCGCGTCCGAGAACCACTGTCGAGCAACAGTTCTGTGCACTCGGTGACAGCGCCGAGCGGTTCCTGGTCGGTGCCGCGGCAATCGGTAACACCCGGTTGTCCTCCGAGCTCGAGGTGCTTCTTGCGCTCGGCGCCGCGCACGGCCATGAGGCGTTGGTCGGGGCGTTGACACGTGCAGTGGCGTTCCGGCGGTTCAGAGCTGCCGATGTCCGCTCGATCCTCGCCGCAGGAGCCGGCACACCCCAGCCGCGCCCTGCCGGTGATGCGCTGATCCTGGATCTGCCGACCGCTCCGACTCGGTCGTTGGATGCCTACGCGGTCAGGCCGCCGTCCAGCGGGCAGCAGGTGCCGTCATGA
- a CDS encoding IS110 family transposase, which produces MEIVFSKVAGIDVHKRQVTVAVRVPEGEADSGQKRTQRVRRFATFYGALLEMAQWLRAEQVTHVAMEATGVYWRPVFHALAEFDGFEVLLCNAHHVKNVPGRKTDATDAVWLAQLCEVGLLRGSFIPPAEIAAVRELTRYRRKLTEERTRETQRLHKVLEDGGIKLDSVASDSLGVSGRAMITALIDGVRDPVVLANLARGLMRKKIPDLTLALSGRFAAHHGVLAGLHLDHINHLNEMIARLETRIDEVVDPFARQRDLLMTIPGIGKRAAETIIAEIGVDMSRFPTADHLASWAGLCPGNNESAGKRKKTATRNGNAHLCSVLVESAWSASRTKTRLGARFRRLHRRFGKAGGKKAAVALAHTILVIAWHILHDEVEYSDLGADFYTPRNSPEVQKARLVRQLKDLGYSVEIGPAA; this is translated from the coding sequence ATGGAGATCGTATTTTCGAAGGTTGCAGGGATCGACGTGCACAAACGTCAAGTCACTGTGGCGGTGCGGGTTCCGGAGGGTGAGGCCGATAGCGGCCAGAAGCGAACGCAGCGGGTGCGCCGGTTCGCGACCTTCTACGGTGCGCTGCTTGAGATGGCGCAATGGCTTCGCGCCGAACAGGTTACGCACGTCGCGATGGAAGCGACCGGAGTGTACTGGCGGCCAGTGTTTCATGCACTGGCGGAGTTCGATGGGTTCGAAGTCCTATTGTGCAACGCGCACCATGTCAAGAATGTGCCGGGCCGCAAGACCGACGCAACCGATGCGGTGTGGCTGGCTCAGTTGTGTGAGGTCGGGTTGCTGCGGGGCAGTTTCATCCCGCCGGCCGAGATCGCAGCCGTTCGGGAGCTGACCCGGTATCGCCGAAAGTTGACCGAAGAACGCACTCGGGAGACCCAGCGTCTTCACAAGGTCCTCGAGGACGGTGGGATCAAGCTCGATTCGGTTGCGTCCGATTCCCTTGGGGTGTCGGGGCGGGCGATGATCACCGCTCTGATCGACGGAGTGCGCGACCCGGTCGTGTTGGCCAATCTGGCCCGCGGATTGATGCGGAAGAAGATCCCGGATCTGACGTTAGCGCTCTCGGGGCGATTCGCGGCTCACCACGGTGTGCTGGCTGGTCTGCACTTGGACCACATCAATCACCTGAACGAGATGATCGCCCGGTTGGAAACGCGGATCGATGAGGTCGTCGATCCGTTCGCTCGGCAGCGAGATCTGCTGATGACCATCCCCGGCATCGGCAAGCGCGCCGCGGAGACGATCATCGCGGAGATTGGTGTGGACATGTCCCGATTTCCTACCGCTGATCACCTGGCGTCGTGGGCCGGGCTGTGCCCTGGCAACAATGAGTCCGCGGGCAAAAGGAAGAAGACGGCAACCCGTAACGGCAATGCTCACCTGTGTAGTGTGCTGGTGGAGTCGGCGTGGTCGGCCTCTCGTACCAAGACGCGGTTGGGTGCCCGGTTTCGGCGCCTTCACCGGCGGTTCGGCAAGGCCGGCGGGAAGAAAGCCGCTGTCGCCCTGGCCCACACCATCTTGGTGATCGCCTGGCACATTCTGCATGATGAGGTCGAGTACAGCGATTTGGGTGCGGATTTCTATACTCCACGCAACAGTCCAGAGGTTCAGAAGGCCCGCTTGGTCCGGCAGCTCAAGGACCTCGGCTATAGCGTCGAGATCGGACCTGCGGCCTGA
- a CDS encoding IS1380 family transposase: protein MQLSHTRPVAAASFDDPNLVSAAGLVPVMALAQRSGLLTLADDHLSVPGDTGSNAGRKIGSLVAGMVAGADSISDMAILRHGAMHILFERPYAPSTLGSFLRQFRFGHVRQLDAVASRLLLALTERTPLLAGIDTEPVMIDIDDSIIEVHGHSKQGSGYGYSGVRGLNSVITTVTTSTTAPVITAQRLRKGACGSSRGAARMIADTLTTVDRLRDAVSKTNTDTDTVGASPKPLLRADSAYFGYPSIGAALRGGADVSITTGLNSVIKTAISSIADDAWTPIRYTNSIYDTGTQQWISVAEVAEIPFTAFASQKKSHHVPGRLIVRRIPDLRPKKDQGQGELFDVWRFHAFFTTTDRADLDTVAADRTHRRHAIIEQVHADLKNSALAHMPSGKFCANAAWLVCAVMAFNLTRAAATLTGEPTLAKATTGTIRRTLISVPARIAYSARRLTLHLPEKWAWETSWKAMFDSMFGRNAHILP from the coding sequence ATGCAACTATCCCACACCCGACCCGTCGCTGCCGCATCCTTCGACGACCCCAACTTGGTATCCGCGGCCGGATTGGTGCCGGTGATGGCGTTGGCGCAGCGATCAGGCCTGCTCACGCTCGCCGATGACCATCTGTCGGTTCCGGGAGACACGGGATCCAACGCAGGCCGCAAGATCGGATCCCTGGTCGCGGGCATGGTCGCGGGTGCGGACAGTATCTCCGACATGGCGATCCTGCGGCACGGCGCGATGCACATTCTGTTCGAGCGGCCCTACGCGCCCTCGACCCTGGGATCGTTTCTGCGGCAGTTCCGGTTCGGTCACGTCCGCCAGCTCGACGCCGTCGCCTCCCGGCTACTGCTGGCACTGACAGAACGCACACCGCTGCTGGCCGGTATCGATACCGAACCGGTGATGATCGACATCGACGACTCCATCATCGAAGTCCACGGCCACAGCAAACAAGGATCCGGCTACGGTTACTCCGGCGTCCGAGGCCTGAACTCGGTGATCACCACCGTCACCACCAGCACGACCGCGCCGGTCATCACCGCCCAACGCCTCCGCAAAGGCGCCTGCGGATCCTCCCGTGGTGCCGCACGCATGATCGCCGACACCCTCACCACCGTCGACCGACTCCGCGACGCAGTCTCGAAAACCAACACAGACACCGACACCGTGGGCGCATCGCCGAAGCCGTTGTTGCGGGCGGACTCGGCGTATTTCGGATATCCCAGCATCGGTGCCGCGCTGCGCGGCGGTGCGGATGTCTCGATCACCACCGGATTGAACTCGGTGATCAAGACCGCGATCAGCTCGATCGCCGATGACGCGTGGACACCGATCCGCTACACCAACTCGATCTACGACACCGGCACCCAGCAATGGATTTCGGTGGCCGAGGTAGCGGAGATTCCGTTCACCGCGTTCGCGTCGCAGAAGAAATCCCATCACGTTCCCGGCCGACTGATCGTGCGCCGCATCCCGGACCTGCGCCCGAAGAAAGACCAAGGTCAGGGCGAGTTGTTCGACGTGTGGCGTTTCCACGCGTTCTTCACCACCACCGACCGCGCCGACCTCGACACCGTCGCCGCCGACCGAACCCATCGCCGCCACGCGATCATCGAACAGGTCCATGCCGACCTGAAGAACTCAGCCCTCGCCCACATGCCGTCGGGGAAGTTCTGCGCGAACGCGGCCTGGCTGGTCTGCGCGGTGATGGCGTTCAACCTCACCCGCGCCGCCGCCACCCTGACCGGCGAACCGACACTCGCGAAAGCCACGACCGGGACCATCAGGCGCACATTGATTTCGGTGCCCGCCCGGATCGCCTACTCCGCGCGCAGACTCACCCTGCACCTACCGGAGAAGTGGGCCTGGGAAACGAGCTGGAAGGCAATGTTCGACAGCATGTTCGGGCGAAACGCCCACATTCTTCCCTAA
- a CDS encoding TIR domain-containing protein has product MAKKVFLSFHYDGDVMRCQRVRNIGAIEEDREEVSAQKWESIKAGGDQAIKNWIAKEMAGKDAVVVLVGGETASRTWVKHEIEKAWKDKVPLVGIRVHGMLDLNGNKGSYGENPFTKVFDTDGKPLSTYITLHNPSGADSKAVYASIRDNFESWASGAMKRSW; this is encoded by the coding sequence ATGGCCAAAAAAGTCTTCCTGAGCTTCCACTACGACGGCGACGTGATGCGCTGCCAACGGGTCCGGAACATTGGCGCTATTGAGGAGGATCGCGAGGAGGTCAGCGCCCAGAAGTGGGAGTCCATTAAGGCAGGCGGTGATCAGGCGATCAAGAACTGGATTGCTAAGGAGATGGCGGGTAAAGACGCTGTCGTCGTTCTCGTCGGCGGCGAGACCGCTTCGCGTACGTGGGTCAAGCACGAGATCGAAAAGGCGTGGAAGGACAAGGTGCCGCTGGTCGGCATCCGCGTCCATGGAATGCTTGATTTAAATGGCAACAAGGGCTCCTACGGCGAGAACCCTTTCACCAAAGTTTTCGACACCGACGGCAAGCCACTGAGCACGTACATCACGCTGCACAACCCCAGCGGGGCAGACAGTAAAGCCGTCTACGCAAGCATTCGGGACAATTTTGAATCGTGGGCAAGCGGCGCCATGAAGCGATCCTGGTGA
- a CDS encoding HIT family protein: MGKRRHEAILVSSPRQSGCAFCDIVAGDDSTARIVAKGHGVTIFLPDHPATRGHVLVVPDEHVADIWGLSQGMARTLFSEVARAAGAARDALQPDGLNVIQSNGAAATQSVDHLHVHVVPRWTADDMGEIWPSLDPSWSPAQLDAMQGDLRTAVEASKPKGYDMTNEQDREDRRKHLDLISAAIERMAGSSSAAKGWSITLAGAAFGVALVRDSWPFIALGILNRTGFLAASTLATSPGGVPILDCSRPPRIRLV; this comes from the coding sequence GTGGGCAAGCGGCGCCATGAAGCGATCCTGGTGAGTTCACCCCGACAGTCCGGCTGCGCCTTCTGCGACATAGTCGCGGGTGATGATTCGACGGCTCGCATTGTCGCAAAGGGCCATGGTGTCACCATTTTCTTACCGGACCATCCGGCTACGCGCGGGCACGTGCTTGTAGTCCCCGACGAACACGTTGCCGACATCTGGGGGCTTTCGCAAGGTATGGCACGCACCCTGTTCTCGGAGGTTGCTCGCGCGGCGGGTGCTGCGCGCGATGCCTTGCAGCCCGACGGTCTCAACGTGATTCAATCGAATGGCGCAGCAGCTACTCAGTCCGTCGATCATCTGCATGTGCATGTCGTGCCCCGCTGGACAGCTGACGATATGGGCGAAATTTGGCCATCTCTGGACCCATCCTGGTCGCCAGCGCAACTCGACGCGATGCAGGGCGACCTCAGGACCGCTGTTGAGGCATCCAAGCCCAAGGGTTATGACATGACGAACGAGCAGGATCGAGAGGACCGGCGCAAGCACCTTGATCTCATCTCTGCTGCCATCGAACGAATGGCCGGGTCTTCATCTGCGGCGAAGGGCTGGTCGATCACGCTAGCCGGTGCGGCTTTCGGTGTGGCTTTGGTTCGTGACAGTTGGCCGTTCATCGCCCTGGGCATCCTGAACCGTACCGGGTTTCTTGCCGCTTCTACGCTTGCAACATCTCCGGGGGGAGTGCCGATTCTTGACTGTAGTAGACCTCCTCGAATTCGTCTGGTGTGA
- a CDS encoding IS3 family transposase (programmed frameshift), with product MSKRYPAEQRERAVKMVLDHLHEYNSVYGACKAIGPKLGVGAESLRLWTRQAQIDADQARGATTEEQQRIKELERENRDLKEANEILKSASNFLREGARPSPPQIVQFIDQMRAENYRVESICRVLTEHGVQVAPRTYRNWKTAPPSARTISDAYLTDALRDTVGEPEELYGRRKMYRHLRRKGHSAAACTVDRLMGDEDMSGVVRGRRHRTTIQGGKNATRAPDLLDRDFTSEAPNRKWVTDFTYTRTWAGFVYVAFVIDCFSRAIVGWHASTVKDTNMVTTALKMALWRRDHCGHRVGSGLIHHSDAGSQYTSIAFAETLVLEGIAASIGSVGDAYDNALAESTIGLFKTEAVSKRSPFLNGPMKTIDDVEFATMGWVDWFNQRRLHSTLDYLTPDEFEEVYYSQESALPPEMLQA from the exons ATGTCGAAGCGTTACCCGGCCGAGCAACGTGAGCGTGCGGTGAAGATGGTCCTAGACCACCTCCACGAGTACAACTCCGTGTACGGCGCGTGCAAGGCGATCGGACCGAAATTGGGTGTCGGCGCGGAGTCACTCCGGCTCTGGACACGCCAGGCTCAGATCGATGCCGACCAAGCTCGCGGTGCAACAACGGAGGAGCAGCAACGTATCAAGGAACTCGAACGTGAGAACCGAGATCTCAAGGAAGCCAACGAGATTCTGAAGTCGGCATCGA ATTTTCTTCGCGAGGGAGCTCGACCCTCGCCGCCGCAAATAGTCCAGTTCATCGATCAGATGCGTGCAGAGAACTACCGGGTCGAGTCGATCTGCCGCGTGCTCACCGAGCACGGAGTGCAGGTCGCCCCACGTACGTATCGCAACTGGAAAACCGCACCACCATCGGCCCGCACGATCTCCGACGCCTACCTCACCGACGCTCTCCGCGACACGGTCGGCGAACCGGAAGAGCTGTACGGTCGGCGCAAGATGTACCGTCACCTGCGCAGGAAGGGCCATAGCGCCGCTGCCTGCACGGTCGACCGGCTGATGGGCGACGAAGACATGTCCGGCGTCGTTCGAGGCAGACGGCATCGCACCACGATCCAGGGTGGCAAGAATGCCACGCGGGCCCCTGACCTACTCGACCGTGACTTCACTTCCGAGGCCCCGAATCGGAAATGGGTCACCGACTTCACGTACACCAGAACATGGGCGGGGTTCGTCTACGTCGCGTTCGTCATCGACTGCTTCTCCCGAGCTATCGTGGGTTGGCACGCCTCGACGGTGAAAGACACCAATATGGTCACCACGGCGCTGAAGATGGCACTGTGGCGACGAGATCACTGTGGTCACCGCGTCGGCTCAGGGCTCATCCATCACAGCGACGCCGGCAGTCAATACACGTCGATCGCGTTCGCGGAAACGCTTGTGCTCGAGGGGATTGCGGCATCGATCGGCAGTGTCGGTGATGCCTACGACAATGCGTTGGCGGAGAGCACAATTGGGTTGTTCAAGACCGAGGCGGTATCGAAGAGGAGTCCGTTCCTGAACGGCCCGATGAAGACGATCGACGATGTCGAGTTCGCCACGATGGGATGGGTCGACTGGTTCAACCAGCGACGCCTGCACAGCACACTCGATTACCTCACACCAGACGAATTCGAGGAGGTCTACTACAGTCAAGAATCGGCACTCCCCCCGGAGATGTTGCAAGCGTAG